Sequence from the Maniola hyperantus chromosome Z, iAphHyp1.2, whole genome shotgun sequence genome:
GGGACTACCACATGCGACAATCCTGCATCTGAATCTAGCGACCTGgacgtttgatgttgtctgtccgtctagtAGGTGTTCTGTTTTCTGGCgtgaggtcgctattctagcacttTGGGATCCCAATGTCTATCTGTTTTTGAATATCCAATTAGTTGGTTTCGAATCCCTgaatcaaagtcaaataattttaatagttcAAATTAAATTACATCGTAATTGTAATCAATAGCAAATTCTGCCCATTGATTGGATGTGAAAAATGCAAAAGCAAAATATGTGAACAGCGAATTCAACCAATCAAGAGGCAGAATTTTTTGTTGATTACGATTACGacgaatacgtttttcttaaaCAGTCAAGGGGTCTGCACTAATTTCTAGTGTATGTTGTATAGGTTGTAATTGGAGTGCCTGCCATCTACCTGGCCTATGTGAAAACCATTGTCCCTGATTCCATTGGTGTAGCAGCTCAAAACTGCTGGAAGGCGCCCAAAGGAGCTTTTACAGGTACTATTTTATGCCGCCCTGGAGGGGATACCTATGTCTCATACCATCGTTGCACGTCATCAGAAAAcacaatgtaataaaataattatgattacaaatataaaattataaagactagctgccccggcgaacttcgtaccgcctagcagtcgattctttttcaggaattttttaaaaattttctctccataagaaccatccccgtacttcaaggaatattatgaaaaaacaattagcgaaatcggtgcagctgttctcgagatttgcgatcagcaacacattcagtgattcatttttatatattgagattaACACATACAATCCCAAATCCCAAATAGAGTCCATCAAATGGAAGGCTACCATCGAAAgatgtcggccttctattcgggaggtcttcctctacttttcggagttgtgtgcttttaagcaattaaatatcacttgctttaatggtgaaggaaaacatcgtgaggaaacctgcatccctgagagttctccatgatgttctcaaagacatgtgaagtctgccaatcggcactGCTGATGTAGCGGATTCAAAAtgagtccaccacgctggcagtAAGTTTAAGGCTAtagcctaaacctttctcattttgTGTGATCTGTGCTCGTCAgtgcgccggcgatgggttgaccatggtGATGATTATGAATCTAATTTCAGGTGAAATTTCCCCTGCAATGATCAAAGATGTTGGTGCTGGTTGGGTTATTTTGGGACACTCTGAAAGGAGGACAATCTTTGGTGAAAAAGATGACTTAGTAGCTGAAAAGGTAAGCTGAACATAAACACTGTCATAGATTATTGTCTTatatatttatcataaaagttgtgatagcctggtggttaggacgtctgtcCTGGTAGTTAGAGCCTCCGATTAAAAAATCGGAGGTTGGGGAATCGATCCCAGGCATGCACGCAGgtcgagttctccataatgttctcaaaggtgtgtgaagaacaaatccgcacatggccagcgtgatagactatggccaaaacccttctcactctgagaggagacccgttctctgtagtgagccggtaatgggttgatcatgatgatgatgatatttatcattaaatataaaaagtcTCAAATACAATGTATTCTGTTTAGGTTGCACATGCCCTTGAATGCGGATTAAAGGTCATTGCCTGTATCGGAGAGAGTCTTGAAGAGAGGGAAGCCGGGAAAACCGAAGAGGTTGTCTTCAGACAGACTAAGGCTCTTTTGCCAGCCATTGGCAACAACTGGGCCAACGTTGTGTTGGCGTACGAGCCTGTATGGGCCATAGGCACTGGCAAAACTGCCTCACCGCAACAggtaatttgttattttatcaaCCAGAGTAATCGTAAATATGTTTCAAAGATATGctaaactaaatgatgcccgcgacttcgtccgcgtgcatttaggttttttaaaatccaatgggaactctgattttccaggatcaaaagtagcctatgtccttaggccccgggatgcaaggtatctctaccaaatttcatcaaaatcggtcaaacagatgggccgtgaaaagctagcagacagacagacacactttcgcatttataatattagtatgaatgaaAGCTTGAGCAATATTAAAAGATGCgtctcagttttttttaaaatttatttatcactatttatttttatgctcgcgacgtgtggactacaaaaatttgaacccccctatttcactctcttaggggttgaattttcaaaaatcctttctcagcggatgcctacgtcataattctGATAAATTGGCTTGTTAATTACTTGCATAATATTGTTTTGATATTTGATTTAATCACAATAAagatttaattcaatttaattcaataatagctacctgcttgccgaatttcagcccgatccgtccaatagtctgaactgtgcgttgatagatcagtcagtcaccttttccttttatatatttagattatttatttatacacagAATAGGAGATCAAAGTCTTTCCACTAGGCTGTCACGAGTTCTTACTTCGTTTTTACTTGAAACCTGTAGCAAAATACTTTGTCCTTTAGGCCCAGGATGTCCACGCGTCCCTCCGAAGCTGGTTATCTTCCCACGCCTCCGCGGACGTCGCACAGTCTGTGCGCATCCAATATGGCGGCTCAGTGACGGCTTCCAATGCAAAGGAGCTCGCCGCTTGTCCGGACATCGACGGCTTTCTGGTCGGTGGAGCTAGTCTTAAACCAGAGTTTATCGATATTGTGAACGCTACTCAATGAATAAAATATCATGTACACAGGTTtagttaaaatgtttaaaatttgcTGAGTGCTGTAAAAGATGTGGCCTATGTAGCGTTCGCCATATTGTCTTTTGCAGACACTAAGCGTCGATTCTGTTTTTCTACGTTTCTAGGTAAAATATGAACCtctctagtaataatataatagtaatttTGTCTTGCATGTTCCATCGCTAATAAATATGCAAACACCGTAAGCAACTTTAACTAAATCAACGAAATCACTATTCTCTCTCTATGGAGAGAAGTTTGTATAGGGCTCTGTTACATaatgtcaaaaacaaaaactCAGTGAGACGTTAACCATTTTATATTGCATTGCATTTTATATCCAAATccattcagccgtttttgcatcATTGAGTAACAATCGCATTACCAATCGATGAAAACATGAAAATCAACTCCAAACTTACATTAGCTACACTTGTTTGATTAGTTTTTAGATTGGTATCAAATGTCTTATCAATTATTTTGTGAACTTGTTATCAAATCATTGCTGTTAATTTTAATCAGTTAGTTACATTTAAAATTCTTTCGACATTTTTAAAACCGGCGTACATGCAAAATAGCTAACATGCAAAATTCCAAAATAATAATAGCGATTAAGTTATTtacgattaatttttttttaagaatattagccaaggtaattgctgactaatattcccctttcccctccaattaagcgtaaagcttgtgctaggggtaggtacgacaatagtgcaacgggtggggtttgaatcggtgactttcggttttcagttcgctcatttaaccgttgagctatcgaggcttcgtataccttaaattaaaatcggtaagattgtatgaaaattgaaaaatcactttaAGTGAAACCTGTGAAATACCTGTGACTTAAAAAATTCACTAcatgaaaataatttcaaattagTTAGACCGTACCTAAAGATGATTTTACTTAGTATTgtggtaaaaaaaattgttaattcTTCATCTGTggcatatttatattttgtctATAGCTAGTATATAGTACATAATCTATGGTCTATAGCCTGGGCTCAAAAAGACTGGAGCTCAGAGCCGTATAGCCAGTTGAAGAAAAAACAAATTGTCCATGGACAAATGTCattctttttcttaaaaaaacttGGTTTTGCTTGTTTTTTCGCTTGTTTATACAAAAATTGCCAAATAAATCAGAAAAATTAGAAAGGATAAAGAAACATTAGTTTCAATAaagttaagtttttgaaaaaattgtgAACAGTGATTGATTTCAAGtcaataataaacaaatattatttgttagtttgttattTTTGCATGTGGGCTGTGATTTAAATAATGTCTTCATCGGATTCTGACGATGGCTTTTATAGCAAtgtaaatgtatttaaaaacatTAGACTCGCTCGAGAGCAATTACGAAAAGACCTGGAATGCGAAGAGGGTTCAACGAATAATACCGGGAAAAGTCATGAATGCAGCGGTACTGTAGAAAATGATGTAACTGTGACAAAAATTGCGGAAAATTTACGAAGTAACACTGCTAATGATTCGCTTGTTGATTCAGTGGAGGATGATTTGATTTTGGACGAAATAATTGCAAAAAATTCGAAGCCCGCTCGAGGAAGAGGCCGAGGTCGGGGCAGGAAAAAGAAAGAAACCACTGTAGAGCCTCCAAAACCCCCTGCAGTTAGTAACACAAGAGGTAGAGGCAGAGGTAGAGGTGAAAAAAGAGGTAGGGCATCGAAAAACAATGTCACAGACACTGAAATAAGTAATGCATTAGACACGATTGAATCATTAAATGGCACAAGTAATAGGCGGAATGGAAGGAACAGTTCAACATCACAAGTAGATAATTCAATGATTGCAAATATACTAAACGGATTAACAGGTAGGAGTAGAGGTAGAAAAAGGAGAGCAACTTATTCACCAAACAGTTCCGTTGAAGAGGTATTAGACGGTTTACAAACTGGTAATGTTACTAAAAGGGGTCGGAGTACTCCATCACGACGATGTAGAGGAAGGGGCAATCAATGGCAATCAATCATGAATATGGTGTTACCAAGTATTATGACTTCGAGTTACCCTATATATAGTGTCGGTAATACCGATGAATATTACGATAAATCTGCTGATGTACCATTATTTAGTAAGCCTACCAGTGATCTTCCAACCAAAGTAACGGACGATGTAGTCATGTTAGATAACGAAGAAACAGATGCAGAGGACAATGAACCGTTATCCGTGAAAGTCATATGGAAAAGTCTGGATATCTTTAAATTCACGATACGAAAGTACCAAAAGTTAACGCAAATATTTGATCATTTTTCGCAAATGGAAAACGTTGGTAAAGACAAGTTACTGTTCACGTacaacaataaaattttaacttGTAATGATACACCCGCGTCAATAGATTATAATATCGCCAAGTTCATAGATGGAGGAGTCGTTAGTCAAAGTATAAAAAACATAGTTCACGAAAAGACTACAATTAACGGAATCCAGATTAAGTTTCAATGTCAAAATAGTAAAAAGCCTGTAGAAATAACGATTGGAAAAGATGATAAAGTATCGTTAGCAATGACACAATGCGCTGAACGCTTGGAGCTTCCATTGAATAAGCTAAAGTttgaatttgatggtgacattgTTGTAGGTAAGACTATTCCCCACccacccatcgctggctcacttcagagcacgggtctcctctcagactggccatgtgcggattggtagactattttacatatatgtatatatttttaaaatctaaattttaatttttaaaatcggttcagtagttccagagattaccccctacaaacaaacttaacgacattacctctttatataataaagtataaatatggatattattattagaattacaTGTTTTAATTTAGTTGTGTATTGTATTTTGTCAATttatttgtaataattaattattattgattataattattgtaatcttatttaaaactagtattttgctcgctgctcgagctgctaaagcagctctcgaggtctataatcgccattttgaataataaaaaattttgtatgaaaaaataaaatctcttgccaagaaaccactcttccatctttcataccctccgagatggacgcggatgaaatttgtatggcggccatctttttttcacaattttgaaatttttttccaatttttggcaattggatgaggtttcgaatgaca
This genomic interval carries:
- the LOC117995437 gene encoding triosephosphate isomerase, with product MGRKFIVGGNWKMNGDKNQINEIVNNLKKGPLDPNAEVVIGVPAIYLAYVKTIVPDSIGVAAQNCWKAPKGAFTGEISPAMIKDVGAGWVILGHSERRTIFGEKDDLVAEKVAHALECGLKVIACIGESLEEREAGKTEEVVFRQTKALLPAIGNNWANVVLAYEPVWAIGTGKTASPQQAQDVHASLRSWLSSHASADVAQSVRIQYGGSVTASNAKELAACPDIDGFLVGGASLKPEFIDIVNATQ
- the LOC138404507 gene encoding DNA repair protein Rad60-like, with product MSSSDSDDGFYSNVNVFKNIRLAREQLRKDLECEEGSTNNTGKSHECSGTVENDVTVTKIAENLRSNTANDSLVDSVEDDLILDEIIAKNSKPARGRGRGRGRKKKETTVEPPKPPAVSNTRGRGRGRGEKRGRASKNNVTDTEISNALDTIESLNGTSNRRNGRNSSTSQVDNSMIANILNGLTGRSRGRKRRATYSPNSSVEEVLDGLQTGNVTKRGRSTPSRRCRGRGNQWQSIMNMVLPSIMTSSYPIYSVGNTDEYYDKSADVPLFSKPTSDLPTKVTDDVVMLDNEETDAEDNEPLSVKVIWKSLDIFKFTIRKYQKLTQIFDHFSQMENVGKDKLLFTYNNKILTCNDTPASIDYNIAKFIDGGVVSQSIKNIVHEKTTINGIQIKFQCQNSKKPVEITIGKDDKVSLAMTQCAERLELPLNKLKFEFDGDIVVGKTIPHPPIAGSLQSTGLLSDWPCADW